A genomic region of Fusarium oxysporum Fo47 chromosome VI, complete sequence contains the following coding sequences:
- a CDS encoding fatty acid desaturase-domain-containing protein, which translates to MRHNEDIRCIVSTILFFLVFVITWHNFSSPLAGGWVSLTLWLSLFQLSFMGAVTTHNAIHLPVFWSRNWNNFYQICLSLQYGGAVTVFIPGHNLSHHKYPQQARDVMRTTKVRYSWNLLNGLLFFWHVVLSGNKDDKLYFEAQARLNRPIVKQRRREEIAVWGTTAVLVLMDWRRWIWFALLPQFYAKYCILSLNFLQHDGCDMSSKYNFARNFTGKTLNYLCFNNGYHTVHHLYPGLHWSVLPQKHQELIGPRIAQSLESSNILVYMWKSFIYPGLRLDYTGRRLVITKEENEMPDEPWFYQESETFSNTKEYLSQGMK; encoded by the exons ATGAGACATAACGAGGATATCCGGTGCATCGTGTCCACGATCCTTTTTTTCCTCGTCTTTGTGATTACTTGGCACAATTTCTCATCGCCGTTGGCGGGAGGCTGGGTTTCGCTTACACTATGGCTGTCGCTCTTCCAGCTGTCCTTTATGGGCGCTGTGACAACGCATAATGCTATCCATTTGCCTGTCTTCTGGAGTAGGAACTGGAACAACTTCTACCAAATTTGCTTGTCTCTTCAGTACGGCGGCGCTGTTACGGTCTTCATCCCAGGTCACAATTTGTCTCATCACAAATACCCTCAGCAAGCAAGAGATGTCA TGCGCACCACTAAAGTCCGATACAGCTGGAACCTCTTGAATGGTCTACTGTTTTTCTGGCATGTTGTCCTGTCAGGGAATAAGGATGACAAGCTGTACTTTGAGGCCCAGGCCCGTCTCAACCGACCTATCGTGAAGCAGCGCCGCCGCGAAGAGATTGCTGTCTGGGGTACTACTGCAGTGCTCGTCTTGATGGATTGGCGTCGATGGATCTGGTTTGCGCTTTTGCCGCAGTTCTATGCAAAGTACTGCATCCTCTCATTGAACTTTCTTCAGCACGACGGCTGCGATATGAGCTCAAAGTATAATTTCGCGCGCAACTTCACTGGCAAAACGCTCAATTACTTGTGCTTCAACAATGGCTATCATACCGTGCACCATTTATACCCTGGTCTGCATTGGTCTGTCCTGCCGCAGAAGCATCAAGAGCTCATTGGGCCTCGTATTGCCCAGAGCCTTGAGAGCTCCAACATATTAGTTTATATGTGGAAGAGCTTTATTTATCCCGGCCTTCGTCTTGACTATACTGGCCGTCGGCTGGTGATTACAAAGGAGGAAAACGAGATGCCTGACGAACCCTGGTTTTACCAGGAGTCAGAGACTTTCTCAAACACGAAAGAATATCTTTCCCAGGGTATGAAATGA
- a CDS encoding flavin-containing amine oxidoreductase — translation MKQSIASVILGLGGAIASSLPVQLHTRGSLTSHLTNIYVKFDQASEGPLSFTYGLCNSKSRSESHYTIAVTENKGVSRLVWIIPDDSHDNGCISAWKEDNVLVGRSEPQRLHRVRRRNIQKRATDPILMNAENGIDTLGPWFDGVEHLSKTGLSALDADAAKEKPIAIVGAGMSGLMTYLVLSQAGMTNISIIEGGNRLGGRVHTEYLTGGPFDYSYQEMGPMRFPSTYKSPETNETMNITDHQLVFQLAEEMNKLNNHDKNLSVDFIPWIQSSLNGLSYKNEFKLPSGLPPTLKEIASNASLSPASVNDPATQDLQTKVDAFMPGSEFSTLMAKNMFKAHKQWLETGLNGLGGDQWSEYAFMVNYLKGSLNSTDMNGGWSASSFWDSLYEGMYFSAASYKTINGGLNRLPLSFHPLVDNITTMERKIERVRYSETDDKVTLQWRNEYNDTTFQNSTFDYAVIAVPFSVVRRWRLPKLPATISNAIKELNYGSACKVALEFSERFWEHYENPIYGGCSTNTDIPGIGSICYPSYNLNGTGPATILASYISGDMGVRLASMSEEDHVQMVLDAMVEIHGEFTRDLYTGKYNRRCWALDPLESGSWASPTAGQHQLYIPEYFKTYNKMIFVGEHTSYTHAWIASALDSGIRGAVQLLLELGLVDEAKQAVEKWMARWIEV, via the exons ATGAAACAATCCATTGCAAGTGTTATCCTTGGGCTAGGGGGCGCCATAGCCTCTTCTCTACCCGTACAACTACATACCAGAGGGTCCCTAACTTCTCACTTAACAAATATCTACGTGAAATTTGATCAAGCGTCAGAGGGTCCTTTGTCATTCACTTATGGCCTTTGCAACAGCAAGTCTCGTTCTGAGTCCCACTACACGATAGCCGTTACCGAAAACAAAGGTGTCTCTCGATTAGTCTGGATCATCCCAGATGATTCACACGACAACGGCTGCATTTCAGCATGGAAAGAAGATAATGTTCTCGTGGGACGCAGTGAGCCCCAAAGGCTTCATCGTGTCAGGCGTCGGAATATCCAGAAGCGGGCAACAG ATCCAATCCTCATGAATGCGGAGAATGGTATCGATACACTGGGACCATGGTTCGACGGCGTTGAGCATCTCTCAAAGACCGGCCTCTCTGCACTCGATGCCGACGCTGCCAAAGAGAAGCCGATTGCAATTGTTGGTGCGGGTATGTCGGGCTTGATGACCTACCTGGTTCTGTCACAAGCAGGTATGACCAACATCAGTATCATTGAAGGCGGTAATCGGCTCGGTGGCCGCGTTCATACCGAGTATCTCACCGGCGGACCTTTTGACTATTCTTATCAAGAGATGGGACCTATGCGATTTCCCTCCACTTACAAGAGTCCTGAGACCAACGAGACAATGAACATCACGGACCATCAGCTGGTGTTTCAACTTGCAGAAGAgatgaacaagctcaacaaccACGACAAGAACCTCAGTGTTGACTTCATTCCTTGGATCCAGAGTAGCCTCAATGGCCTATCCTACAAGAACGAGTTCAAACTTCCAAGTGGACTGCCCCCAACGCTGAAGGAAATCGCAAGCAATGCGTCACTCAGTCCTGCAAGCGTCAATGACCCTGCGACCCAGGATCTCCAGACCAAGGTTGATGCATTCATGCCTGGGTCGGAGTTCAGTACGCTTATGGCAAAGAACATGTTCAAAGCCCATAAGCAGTGGCTCGAAACTGGTCTCAATGGCCTTGGTGGTGATCAATGGTCTGAATACGCCTTCATGGTCAACTACTTGAAGGGTAGTCTCAACAGCACTGACATGAATGGCGGTTGGTCTGCCTCTAGCTTCTGGGACTCGCTGTACGAGGGAATGTATTTCTCGGCTGCCAGCTACAAGACCATCAACGGCGGTCTCAACAGGCTTCCTTTGTCGTTCCATCCTCTTGTTGACAACATTACAACAATGGAGCGCAAAATTGAGCGTGTCAGGTATAGCGAGACCGACGACAAGGTCACATTGCAATGGCGTAACGAGTACAACGACACAACATTCCAGAACTCAACTTTCGATTACGCTGTCATTGCAGTCCCCTTCTCTGTTGTCCGAAGGTGGCGTCTTCCCAAGCTCCCCGCAACTATCTCCAACGCCATCAAGGAGTTGAACTATGGATCCGCCTGCAAGGTTGCCCTTGAGTTCTCTGAGCGCTTCTGGGAACACTATGAGAACCCAATCTACGGCGGTTGCAGTACAAATACGGATATTCCGGGCATTGGCAGTATCTGCTATCCATCCTACAACTTGAATGGCACGGGCCCTGCTACCATTCTGGCAAGCTACATCAGTGGTGACATGGGAGTTCGGTTGGCCAGCATGTCCGAAGAAGATCACGTCCAGATGGTCCTTGATGCTATGGTTGAGATTCACGGAGAGTTCACTCGGGATCTTTATACCGGAAAGTATAACAGAAGATGCTGGGCGCTTGACCCTCTTGAATCCGGAAGTTGGGCTAGCCCGACTGCAGGACAGCATCAACTCTATATACCCGAGTACTTCAAGACATACAACAAG ATGATCTTTGTTGGCGAGCATACCTCGTATACTCACGCTTGGATCGCCTCGGCTTTAGACTCGGGTATCCGTGGCGCAGTCCAGCTTTTACTAG AACTTGGTCTCGTTGACGAGGCAAAACAGGCGGTGGAGAAGTGGATGGCGAGATGGATTGAAGTG TAA
- a CDS encoding major facilitator superfamily domain-containing protein: MGLGVLADHHLSDVPGTSFLNEKGVSSSVEDSTEKNHASLKHDPTGKIVLVPQPSDDPNDPLNWPRWKKEMFTVSIIIGCGCVGAIGPLLGPALVPLAEEFDVPLQTFTLGFTGALLIALAFGNLFCNSLAMMIGKRPVYLITALGLLCSTIWTAVAKDFVSLAVSRAIQGFCMSPMEALVPASISDIWFVHQRGFRNAVFNLGVLGGINLASPIAGAIIDKYGYKTCLWAMAGAFGVQLLLTFFFMPETAYKRHAETSIPVNSSVEQPSPVDDKKECVSEVENRASVCDNAPIPEQHSFIYELRPWSGYYDSSGFWYSIFAPFKMLGSPVVIWGCFQLTICMSWLVLLASTFSQIFTGPPYNFSVTQVGLTNLSSFVGTFIATALAGLMVDGLATFMARRNEGIYEPEFRLPILALLTTLGGSGFFGYGQSLANAEPWPIPVIVCLGMVNLGVQFGIVGVVSYVVDSHRREAVEAYAMMSFTKNVFAFGMSFYMNDWVAIQGVRDAFFVIGGMTIAISLATIPMYIYGKRARSFAFRHGFLL; the protein is encoded by the exons ATGGGTCTGGGTGTTCTTGCTGATCATCACCTCTCCGATGTCCCTGGAACATCATTCCTCAATGAGAAGGGTGTCTCTTCAAGCGTAGAAGACTCTACCGAGAAGAACCATGCCAGCCTCAAGCACGATCCGACTGGCAAGATTGTCCTTGTTCCTCAACCTTCTGACGACCCCAACGACCCTCTCAACTGGCCGAGatggaagaaagaaatgTTCACTGTTTCTATCATCATTGGCTGCGGATGCGTTGGTGCGATAGGACCTCTTCTTGGTCCGGCATTGGTACCTCTTGCCGAAGAATTCGATGTGCCTCTTCAGACATTCACTCTAGGCTTCACTGGGGCCCTCCTAATCGCTTTGGCGTTTGGTAACCTTTTCTGTAACTCGTTGGCAATGATGATTGGCAAGCGGCCGGTTTACCTCATCACTGCACTGGGCCTGCTGTGCTCAACGATCTGGACCGCAGTAGCCAAAGACTTCGTCTCGCTCGCCGTCTCTCGTGCTATTCAGGGTTTTTGCATGTCTCCAATGGAGGCTCTGGTTCCTGCATCGATTTCTGACATCTGGTTCGTTCATCAGAGGGGATTTCGGAACGCGGTTTTTAATCTGGGCGTCCTTGGTGGCATCAACCTTGCTTCGCCTATCG CTGGCGCTATCATTGACAAATACGGCTACAAAACCTGTCTCTGGGCCATGGCTGGTGCCTTTGGAGTCCAACTTCTACttaccttcttcttcatgccCGAGACAGCTTACAAGCGCCACGCCGAAACAAGCATCCCGGTGAACTCTTCTGTGGAGCAACCCTCTCCTGTAGACGATAAGAAAGAGTGCGTATCTGAAGTTGAAAATAGGGCTTCAGTTTGCGATAATGCACCTATTCCGGAGCAACATTCATTCATTTATGAGCTCCGACCCTGGAGCGGTTATTACGATTCCTCTGGATTCTGGTATAGCATCTTTGCGCCTTTCAAGATGCTTGGTTCGCCCGTGGTTATTTGGGGATGCTTCCAGTTGACCATTTGCATGAGTTGGCTAGTGCTCCTTGCTTCCACATTTTCGCAAATCTTCACCGGGCCCCCATACAACTTCTCTGTTACCCAAGTAGGGTTGACGAATCTGTCATCGTTTGTTGGTACTTTCATCGCTACGGCGCTGGCTGGTCTGATGGTAGATGGATTAGCCACGTTTATGGCTAGGAGAAATGAGGGAATCTACG AGCCTGAATTTCGTCTTCCAATCCTTGCTCTTCTGACTACACTTGGTGGCAGTGGCTTTTTCGGCTATGGCCAGAGCCTTGCAAACGCTGAGCCTTGGCCAATCCCTGTCATCGTCTGCTTGGGTATGGTCAACCTCGGAGTCCAATTCGGCATCGTTGGAGTTGTGTCCTATGTAGTCGACTCCCATCGTCGTGAGGCTGTTGAAGCATACGCAATGATGAGTTTCACCAAGAatgtctttgcctttggCATGAGCTTCTATATGAACGACTGGGTTGCGATCCAAGGTGTGAGGGATGCCTTCTTCGTAATTGGCGGTATGACCATTGCGATCAGCTTGGCAACAATCCCTATGTACATCTACGGAAAGAGAGCACGAAGCTTTGCATTTCGTCATGGGTTTCTTCTATGA
- a CDS encoding NmrA-like family protein — translation MSPAFLVAGATGNTGRGVVATLSELLKDNKTFSGYKILALTRSSSGAAAQQLARLPNVEVIEQNWVEITADWLRERHVVRAFIASHNEPNHFAEESTFHLAALHAGVEYVVRISTTAANVRPDCPAYYPRTHWAIETLLSSPEFDRLKWTSLQPNVFTQFWLGPAAGLIKTFRETGKQETLRLMASEDAPVGIIDSNEVGVFAAHLLASEDVTPHSKAKYVMNGPEDITGRQIVGLVEEYIGTKVEDVVFKDMSMIEQFAAHTQQSKNVILSIKHAPETAWEGKCGVATTSKEVLQIAAPKNTPAEILKTLVGDN, via the coding sequence ATGTCTCCTGCATTTCTTGTCGCCGGCGCCACTGGCAATACCGGAAGAGGCGTTGTCGCAACGTTGTCGGAACTtctcaaagacaacaagacCTTTTCTGGCTACAAGATTCTTGCTCTCACACGGTCTTCTAGCGGAGCTGCTGCCCAGCAACTCGCTCGCCTGCCAAACGTCGAGGTCATCGAACAGAATTGGGTTGAGATCACCGCCGATTGGCTCCGAGAACGCCACGTCGTCAGAGCTTTTATCGCCTCGCACAACGAACCCAATCACTTCGCCGAGGAGTCTACATTCCATCTCGCTGCTCTCCACGCTGGCGTGGAATACGTCGTGCGGATCTCAACAACTGCTGCGAACGTCCGTCCTGATTGCCCCGCGTATTATCCAAGGACGCATTGGGCGATTGAGACCTTGCTGAGCTCGCCCGAGTTTGATAGACTAAAATGGACTTCGTTGCAGCCTAATGTATTTACGCAATTTTGGCTCGGTCCCGCGGCCGGCTTGATCAAGACGTTCCGCGAGACCGGGAAGCAAGAAACCTTGAGGCTCATGGCTTCAGAGGATGCTCCTGTTGGCATCATCGATTCCAATGAAGTAGGAGTCTTTGCAGCCCACCTTTTGGCTTCGGAGGATGTTACTCCGCACAGCAAGGCTAAATACGTCATGAATGGGCCCGAGGATATCACTGGACGTCAAATTGTCGGTCTTGTTGAGGAGTATATCGGTaccaaggttgaggatgtcGTCTTCAAGGACATGTCGATGATTGAACAGTTCGCAGCCCATACACAGCAATCCAAGAATGTCATCCTGTCAATTAAGCATGCTCCGGAAACTGCATGGGAGGGGAAATGCGGAGTTGCCACGACAAGCAAGGAGGTCCTCCAGATTGCTGCGCCCAAGAATACACCTGCTGAAATTCTCAAGACATTGGTTGGGGATAACTAA
- a CDS encoding Alpha/Beta hydrolase protein has product MAFTLNHTQLGDIQGFKVDGQGVVQYLGIQYATLAHRFAAPELKANYGGTIDATNRGPTVVRPPLACDIEFGLIQKALDKPHDRPMSDLNGLTLDITAPELTVNDNNAKIPVLVFIHGGAFIIGDSGAPHYDMAAIVAYSQSIGKPIIGVSINYRLGVAGFLDSDEMRATGIPPNRGILDQKTAFQWVRRHIGGFAGDPTRITAIGQSAGGSSIMHLLDLDLPGEALFDRAICLSGNNLAVPSSTKQVTQNAYNAVLQCLAIDSALSSEDQLEALIAISPEDILSKVPLSIPLRPVVETDQMLSFGSLKTHLASLKHRPPLMIGSTDFDAVVFEILGLFADREKGSLAEGFTRSLMKSIPEEYHVRLESFISQYGISKDDSDDGTCVKILQLGTDIKYFATSEHYATFWPAQAWLYYFNESNPWEGPHKGRSAHCLDIAYLFLNYNGFMNDSQKKTATAFARDVISFTHGEAPWAEFHASKKTRVYGANGNGELHRATVGTPYEVGPSYEVQALWSRIGRDNLAQAWDAYSARS; this is encoded by the exons ATGGCGTTTACGCTTAACCATACCCAATTGGGTGATATCCAAGGCTTCAAGGTAGATGGTCAAGGAGTCGTACAATATCTGGGCATTCAGTATGCCACTCTAGCTCATCGCTTTGCTGCTCCAGAACTGAAAGCCAATTATGGGGGAACAATTGATGCGACAAATCGCGG CCCAACTGTTGTTAGACCACCCCTGGCATGCGATATTGAGTTTGGCCTCATCCAAAAAGCTCTAGACAAGCCACATGACCGTCCTATGTCTGACCTTAACGGCCTGACTCTCGACATCACCGCTCCCGAATTAACCGTCAACGACAACAATGCAAAGATCCCCGTCCTTGTTTTTATTCATGGAGGAGCATTCATCATAGGTGACAGCGGGGCGCCACATTATGATATGGCTGCCATCGTTGCATATTCCCAGTCTATCGGAAAGCCTATCATTGGTGTGTCAATCAA TTACCGACTTGGAGTCGCAGGGTTTCTGGACAGTGACGAGATGAGAGCTACGGGTATCCCACCAAACAGAGGCATTCTCGATCAAAAGACAGCATTCCAATGGGTTCGTCGCCATATTGGCGGGTTTGCTGGCGATCCAACTCGTATCACTGCCATTGGCCAAAGCGCAGGAGGCA GCTCCATCATGCACCTACTTGACTTGGACCTACCTGGAGAAGCCCTTTTCGATCGAGCCATTTGTTTAAGCGGAAACAACTTAGCTGTTCCTTCATCTACCAAACAAGTAACCCAAAATGCGTATAATGCGGTACTCCAATGTCTGGCAATAGACTCAGCACTATCAAGCGAGGATCAGTTAGAAGCGCTGATTGCCATATCACCAGAGGACATTCTATCCAAGGTTCCGCTTTCGATTCCTCTGCGGCCCGTGGTAGAGACAGACCAAATGCTTTCATTCGGATCACTCAAGACTCATTTAGCTTCACTCAAGCATAGACCTCCTCTAATGATTGGTTCTACTGACTTTGATGCCGTTGTCTTCGAAATTCTGGGCCTTTTCGCAGACAGAGAAAAGGGATCTTTGGCTGAAGGCTTCACCAGATCTTTGATGAAGTCCATTCCTGAGGAGTACCACGTCAGGCTGGAGAGCTTTATCAGTCAGTATGGAATTTCAAAAGATGACAGTGATGATGGAACATGCGTCAAGATTCTCCAGTTGGGAACAGATATTAAGTATTTCGCCACGTCAGAACACTATGCTACCTTTTGGCCGGCTCAGGCATGGCTCTATTACTTTAATGAGTCTAACCCATGGGAAGGGCCGCATAAAGGTCGTTCAGCTCACTGCCTTGACATAGCTTATCTTTTCTTGAACTACAATGGCTTTATGAATGACTCCCAGAAGAAGACAGCAACGGCATTTGCTCGAGATGTCATTAGTTTCACCCACGGGGAGGCTCCTTGGGCCGAGTTCCATGCTtcgaagaagacgagagTGTATGGGGCAAATGGAAATGGGGAACTTCACAGAGCCACGGTGGGCACACCTTATGAGGTGGGCCCGTCTTATGAAGTCCAAGCTCTTTGGTCAAGGATAGGTCGCGATAATCTAGCTCAAGCTTGGGATGCTTACTCCGCAAGGTCGTAG
- a CDS encoding and other transporter-domain-containing protein produces the protein MAHSQKPQSDRPDLAHVESIPDDNKISPNAEYHPDELVKSKFDDLSIPRTVWVFRRVALVALAVYTGYVCEGFELKIGNNIIANAGFIKQFGRKGGSGVQALDPTWDQNVGQIVTFLYIHWFSDRFGRKACLYLAWLWLAVGCTVLNVAKTPSVWAIGKLCNGAGVGILQVTCQVYVMEICPNNIRGGMLTFQAVWSNIGNIACNVMMQRLNKNHPDDYTLPLRILIAPVVMMLLFWAFVPESPWYYARHGQKEKAMKSLKLLYGNVEGYDFEQEYSIIEKTISHERELLDEAPKLTHVFKGLNLRRTLTVLLLAVSGPFGGLSIILSYSTYFFAIAGLSDPFLATLILS, from the exons ATGGCCCATTCCCAGAAGCCCCAGTCAGACAGGCCTGACCTGGCGCACGTCGAGTCTATCCCGGACGATAACAAGATATCCCCCAATGCCGAATATCATCCCGACGAACTCGTCAAGTCCAAGTTCGATGACCTGTCCATCCCGCGCACCGTCTGGGTCTTTAGGCGGGTCGCTCTCGTCGCTCTCGCCGTTTATACCGGCTATGTCTGCGAAGGCTTTGAG CTCAAAATCGGTAACAACATCATCGCGAATGCCGGCTTCATCAAACAGTTTGGACGTAAAGGCGGTTCGGGCGTACAGGCACTTGATCCCACTTGGG ATCAGAACGTCGGTCAAATTGTTACCTTCCTCTATATCCATTG GTTCTCTGATAGATTCGGCCGTAAGGCGTGCCTCTATCTCGCTTGGCTGTGGCTGGCAGTC GGTTGCACTGTTCTCAATGTGGCAAAGACCCCTTCTGTATGG GCCATTGGAAAACTTTGCAATGGTGCAGGTGTTGGTATTCTTCA GGTCACTTGTCAGGTCTACGTCATGGAAATATGCCCAAACAACATTCGCGGTGGTATGCTCACCTTTCAAGCTGTCTG GAGTAATATCGGCAACATCGCCTGCAATGTGATGATGCAGAGATTGAACAAGAACCACCCTGACGATTACACATTGCCATTGAGAATCCTCATCGCTCCTGTTGTAATGATGCTTCTGTTTTGGGCTTTCGTTCCTGAATCACCCTGGTATTACGCACGCCATGGGCAGAAAGAGAAAGCCATGAAGTCATTGAAGCTCCTGTATGGCAACGTTGAAGGCTATGACTTTGAACAGGAATACAGTATCATCGAGAAAACGATTTCGCATGAGAGGGAACTCTTGGACGAAGCACCCAAGCTTACACACGTTTTCAAGGGCCTGAATTTG AGACGAACCCTTACGGTCTTGTTGCTTGCTGTCAGCGGGCCGTTTGGCGGTCTGTCTATCATTCTGAGTTACTCGACCT ATTTCTTTGCGATTGCCGGCCTTTCTGATCCATTCCTTGCAACTCTCATCCTTTCGTAA
- a CDS encoding Six-hairpin glycosidase-like protein, whose amino-acid sequence MSATFDRTWMWHPSFSEDIPDTAGLFVHFRRQFSIESDRVPESLKIQITADTKYKLYVNHQLVAFGPVKGDHNLWFYDELDIGPYLKEGDNYIGVHVLRFFYSTQYAPAFARLPTGGLRITTQDTNAPWPELLSSSDSWETAIDPNSCLRVDESEDVFLHIYESHQVQDSGRPLDWLPAQVLKFKNSTGNSTPWNLSPRLIPPHRITAGTGFTGIYNLKSIVPMEIWSTLLLGHEHGTPLQRRLHLEPGSHHELELEVAYHTTAFIRACFSRPPERGGYIKITYSESYEDEPDYYTGARRKEHRSDRTKQLFGPHDIYHFRGADGFNRLEYYDETKYETFAPFHFRTFRFIKVEILAGSSGLDFRGLDFQMAHYPLDVRAVLSATRGPNHSSSAAAVDDLWNTSVRTLVNCMHDCYEDCPFYEQMQYAMDTRSSALFTYCISGDDALARQAIIQLHNSFHPRLGLTASRAPTHRQQFIPHFSLYWILMLCDHHDFYGDGEFLSQFMPVADAILTYFESRVDSELHLVKLEFGPDAGKWHFIDWTKEWKPYGYPAVFERTGISTYTNAIYAYTLNAVSKLISALRRPALGDEYRDRAKRIASSLRAHCFDGEFFTDSLVSAYAECEMPKYSQHSQIWTVLSGAITGGEAQTLLRKSIDRTVAGQFIQESIAMSFYTLRALSLAGGNVYDDHFHQFWKPWYDQLGLHVTTWVEDAVAQRSDCHAWGSVPLYEFMAEVAGVRPDRPGWKAIKFQPRLKLYSSLSATVPVGTVGGETLGAVHISWTGSDAGVKVIVRGERLVSRPVPLHVILPNQELRLDWTGQQLEFTISA is encoded by the coding sequence ATGTCAGCCACTTTTGACAGAACATGGATGTGGCATCCATCATTCTCTGAAGACATACCCGATACAGCTGGACTATTCGTCCATTTTAGGAGGCAGTTCTCGATCGAATCTGACAGAGTACCCGAGTCTCTCAAGATCCAAATCACTGCCGACACCAAGTACAAGCTCTATGTGAATCACCAACTCGTCGCTTTCGGCCCCGTCAAAGGCGACCATAACTTATGGTTTTATGATGAGCTTGACATTGGACCATATCTCAAGGAAGGAGATAACTATATCGGCGTTCATGTTCTGCGCTTTTTTTACTCGACACAATATGCCCCAGCCTTTGCTCGCCTGCCCACCGGGGGATTGAGAATCACCACTCAAGACACCAACGCACCTTGGCCAGAGCTACTCTCCAGTAGCGATTCATGGGAGACTGCAATCGACCCTAACAGTTGCCTCCGAGTTGACGAGTCTGAGGATGTCTTTCTTCACATCTACGAAAGCCACCAAGTACAAGACTCTGGTCGTCCGCTTGATTGGTTGCCAGCTCAGgtcctcaagttcaagaatTCAACTGGCAACTCGACACCCTGGAACCTCTCGCCTCGCCTCATACCGCCTCATCGCATTACGGCAGGCACCGGTTTTACAGGAATATACAACTTGAAGAGCATTGTGCCAATGGAGATATGGAGTACGCTCTTACTTGGACACGAGCATGGCACACCTCTGCAGCGTAGACTGCATCTTGAGCCAGGATCGCATCATGAGTTGGAGCTTGAGGTCGCCTATCACACAACGGCTTTCATCCGTGCCTGTTTCTCAAGGCCTCCAGAGAGAGGTGGCTATATCAAGATCACGTATAGCGAGAGCTATGAAGATGAGCCGGACTACTATACAGGCGCGAGAAGGAAAGAGCATCGCAGCGATCGAACGAAACAACTCTTTGGTCCACATGATATATATCATTTCCGGGGAGCAGATGGATTCAATCGCCTGGAATATTACGATGAGACGAAATATGAGACCTTTGCCCCGTTTCACTTCCGAACCTTTCgcttcatcaaggtcgagatTCTTGCTGGAAGCTCAGGCTTGGATTTTCGGGGGCTTGATTTCCAGATGGCGCATTACCCTCTAGACGTTAGAGCGGTACTTTCAGCCACACGAGGTCCAAACCATAGCAGCTCTGCCGCTGCTGTGGACGATTTGTGGAATACTAGCGTACGCACTTTGGTCAATTGCATGCATGACTGCTACGAGGACTGTCCTTTCTATGAACAGATGCAGTATGCCATGGATACTAGAAGCTCTGCACTCTTCACTTATTGTATCTCCGGGGATGATGCGTTGGCACGACAAGCTATTATCCAGCTGCATAATTCTTTCCATCCGAGACTCGGATTAACAGCAAGCAGAGCGCCTACTCATAGACAGCAATTCATCCCTCACTTCTCACTATATTGGATCCTCATGTTGTGTGATCACCATGACTTCTACGGTGATGGAGAGTTTTTATCACAGTTCATGCCTGTCGCCGATGCCATTTTGACATACTTTGAATCTCGCGTCGACTCTGAGTTACACCTTGTTAAGCTCGAATTCGGACCAGATGCCGGTAAATGGCATTTCATAGACTGGACAAAGGAGTGGAAGCCTTACGGATATCCAGCTGTCTTTGAGCGTACTGGCATCTCTACCTACACAAATGCGATCTACGCCTACACTTTGAACGCCGTATCCAAGCTCATCAGTGCTCTTAGAAGGCCCGCCCTTGGAGACGAATACAGGGACCGTGCCAAGCGTATTGCTTCATCTCTTCGGGCGCACTGTTTTGACGGCGAGTTCTTTACTGACAGCCTGGTGTCTGCTTACGCTGAGTGCGAAATGCCAAAATACAGCCAGCATAGCCAAATCTGGACTGTGCTGAGCGGAGCTATCACCGGCGGGGAGGCACAGACACTGTTGCGGAAAAGCATAGATCGAACAGTCGCTGGACAATTCATTCAGGAATCAATCGCCATGTCCTTCTATACGCTTCGAGCCCTTTCCCTCGCAGGAGGAAACGTCTATGATGACCATTTCCACCAGTTTTGGAAACCGTGGTATGATCAGCTGGGACTGCATGTTACCACCTGGGTCGAGGATGCTGTCGCCCAGCGGTCTGACTGCCACGCTTGGGGGAGTGTTCCCCTCTATGAGTTCATGGCGGAAGTTGCTGGAGTGAGGCCAGATCGCCCCGGCTGGAAAGCTATCAAGTTCCAACCAAGGTTGAAACTCTACTCTAGCCTAAGTGCCACTGTACCTGTTGGCACGGTTGGCGGTGAGACATTGGGAGCCGTACATATTTCGTGGACTGGGTCTGACGCTGGCGTGAAGGTAATTGTTAGAGGGGAGAGACTAGTATCTCGACCAGTTCCTTTGCATGTAATCCTGCCGAACCAAGAACTACGTCTAGATTGGACAGGGCAGCAATTGGAGTTTACGATAAGTGCCTAG